In the Aliarcobacter cryaerophilus genome, one interval contains:
- a CDS encoding ComEC/Rec2 family competence protein, which yields MIIQNLQISKNSLFFTLFLLFVFMINILFNYLSYKELKKEYIFETKAEVLNIYPKEKFDVIKLKGDGFEFFASFSKDENIKKLDFLNVVFDTRNITFYTYLKGFFTKILYFERGEKNNSVKEKIIKNIEENHDDFMIRELFNALFLAIPVSSQLRDIITAYGIAHVVALSGFHIVVLSFVIYWILYFPYSFLQNRYFPYRNRRFDILLITMAILFYYLLLTDIVPSLLRAFVLFSLGLYLLRSNIKVISYLTLFYTFLIVIALFPQYIFNIGFWFSIFAVFYIYLFIQYFKNGNKILLYIFFNIWMFLIFNPIVHFFFAQTAIEQFYSIPITIFFTIFYPLEIVAHIFNISSYFDDYLKIFLENKIYVYEVFTPLYFFILYILFSFFSIWRKKSFFILNILMIGFNFYLYISGYI from the coding sequence ATGATTATTCAAAATTTACAAATATCAAAAAATAGTCTATTTTTTACTCTTTTTCTACTTTTTGTTTTTATGATAAATATTTTATTTAACTATTTGTCATATAAAGAGTTAAAAAAAGAGTATATTTTTGAAACAAAAGCCGAAGTCTTAAATATCTACCCAAAAGAAAAATTTGATGTTATAAAGCTAAAAGGCGATGGTTTTGAATTTTTTGCCTCTTTTTCAAAAGATGAAAATATTAAAAAACTAGATTTTCTAAATGTAGTTTTTGATACTAGAAATATCACATTTTATACCTATCTAAAAGGTTTTTTTACAAAAATCTTATATTTTGAAAGAGGTGAAAAAAATAATAGCGTAAAAGAAAAAATTATTAAAAATATTGAAGAAAATCATGATGATTTTATGATAAGAGAGCTTTTTAATGCTCTATTTCTTGCAATTCCAGTATCAAGTCAATTAAGAGATATTATAACAGCTTATGGAATTGCACATGTTGTTGCCTTATCTGGATTTCATATAGTAGTTTTATCTTTTGTAATTTATTGGATTTTATATTTTCCTTATAGTTTTCTGCAAAATAGATATTTTCCATACAGAAATAGAAGATTTGATATTTTGCTAATAACTATGGCAATACTCTTTTATTATTTACTTTTAACAGACATTGTTCCATCGCTTTTAAGAGCATTTGTACTTTTTAGTCTAGGGCTTTATCTTTTAAGAAGTAATATAAAAGTAATCTCATATCTAACACTTTTTTATACTTTTTTGATAGTTATTGCACTTTTCCCACAATATATTTTTAATATTGGATTTTGGTTCTCTATTTTTGCAGTTTTTTATATCTATTTGTTTATTCAATATTTTAAGAATGGAAATAAAATTTTACTTTATATATTTTTTAATATTTGGATGTTTTTAATTTTTAATCCAATAGTTCACTTCTTTTTTGCTCAAACAGCTATTGAGCAGTTTTACTCAATTCCTATTACTATATTTTTTACAATATTTTATCCACTTGAAATAGTTGCACATATTTTTAATATATCTTCCTATTTTGATGATTATTTAAAAATATTTTTAGAAAATAAAATCTATGTTTATGAAGTTTTTACACCTTTATATTTTTTTATTTTATATATTTTGTTTTCATTTTTTTCAATTTGGAGAAAAAAATCTTTTTTTATATTAAATATTTTGATGATAGGATTTAACTTTTATTTATATATAAGTGGGTATATTTAA
- a CDS encoding GGDEF domain-containing protein, whose amino-acid sequence MRFFDELSYIKYKLGIGKILIAIILIYILVIVSNSFLVHFTIKTISNDAALINSSGKIRGGIQRAVKLTLQDRYSNENILIIDKIFKDFSSSYEKSTSKDIMKDFYIKLKELEYSWSDLKILLSAYDKNKTFDLKEKILDKSEETWVLSMETLDTAQKLYDEKIGSFLSVFIIFTINLFFGFIIIYIVNKSIRLNLEVISTIDTLTNIGNRNRYNEAIEIYLNLFKKYNKKIAYILLDIDFFKSINDNFGHDKGDDVLIKSTKVILTNIKKDDLFCRVGGEEFVIVSENINTKDELEKFANKIRTSVENFDFELERKVTISLGATFIEKDDTKHSLFKRADEALYISKNSGRNRVTIL is encoded by the coding sequence ATGAGATTTTTTGATGAATTGAGCTATATAAAATATAAATTAGGAATTGGAAAAATATTAATAGCAATAATTTTAATATATATTTTAGTAATTGTTTCAAACTCTTTTCTTGTACATTTCACAATAAAAACCATAAGTAATGATGCTGCTTTGATAAATAGTAGTGGTAAAATAAGAGGTGGAATTCAAAGAGCTGTTAAATTAACTCTACAAGATAGATATAGTAATGAGAATATTTTAATAATAGATAAGATATTTAAAGATTTTTCAAGCTCTTATGAAAAATCTACTTCAAAAGATATTATGAAAGATTTTTATATAAAACTAAAAGAGTTGGAGTACTCTTGGAGTGATTTAAAGATTTTATTATCAGCATATGATAAAAATAAAACTTTTGATTTGAAAGAGAAAATTTTAGATAAAAGTGAAGAGACTTGGGTTCTCTCAATGGAAACTTTAGATACTGCTCAAAAATTATATGATGAAAAAATAGGCTCTTTTTTATCTGTATTTATAATTTTTACAATAAATTTATTTTTTGGTTTTATAATTATTTATATTGTAAATAAAAGTATTAGATTAAATTTAGAAGTTATCTCGACAATTGATACTCTTACAAATATAGGAAATAGAAATAGATATAATGAAGCTATTGAAATTTATCTAAATTTGTTTAAAAAGTATAATAAAAAGATAGCATATATATTACTTGACATAGATTTTTTTAAAAGCATAAATGATAACTTTGGACATGATAAAGGCGATGATGTTTTAATTAAATCTACAAAGGTGATATTAACAAATATTAAAAAAGATGATTTATTTTGTAGAGTTGGTGGAGAAGAGTTTGTAATAGTTTCAGAAAATATAAATACAAAAGATGAACTAGAAAAATTTGCAAATAAAATAAGAACAAGTGTTGAAAACTTTGATTTTGAGCTTGAAAGAAAAGTTACAATAAGTCTTGGAGCTACTTTTATTGAAAAAGATGATACAAAACATAGCCTGTTTAAAAGAGCCGATGAAGCTTTATATATATCAAAAAATAGTGGAAGAAATAGGGTGACAATTCTTTAA
- a CDS encoding tetratricopeptide repeat protein, protein MNKNINCFIVTSKLSQNRREKKEDSSISKEKNSLNITYCENDSLDKFGEDINSLIGKNRTFSYFVNKRFIPLAISFISVFIILIAFLTISIYEDFLKKIVLETPSSFELKDYISLGFVIFLFLSLLFMPKILDSEGNELKNLINSWFNKDIRKSKRLKIAYSNFNIKSEIHLYNFDLEEQNHWLWTIFVNMILNRFENIYFYVRSDKVQAIQKNLENIGVKNIKIVKNDKIEKKSNIDVLLSQKEQIFYSLLQLCSTKIVKSKDKKIFTSLELFEYCGKNFIKSEDENNLSFGFQSFINRSFEDFNFLTQEKSLQIFFTNSVKFKDLKSQKKELSQYLRNHLEDCVFKFENPISLLILYYYVKDLVLDEKRVIKILEKFIVSIKDKQQYELINDYWFEIAGFMFDSSDINSFENSSKSYYRKLSISTLNDLVFLFERSGYFEQAILLNNYLYEINPNKYILNICSLYERMGHFEQAYNSLPKELNIGKNERPSDIEVRYYQRKAVWIIISQRNYTLKHEAIESLEKLEKLLFSHNEDNVPLWLWHFYNIKANLCEWEENYDEAINFYKKCLAIPALGPFEYGATFVNMAISYRFKYILDVNKNDETINKAINLGKIGLNLKESVGDRDEMPVVLHNYALNILYKISNIFDEELCNIVLKETNEALEILEYTKSIKRLGMVLIENYIAKSLLQIDTKDVVDKLKKNISIFKESELKQMMHIYNQFIKNNKIEKLDFL, encoded by the coding sequence ATGAATAAAAATATAAATTGTTTTATTGTCACATCAAAATTATCACAAAACAGAAGAGAAAAAAAAGAAGATAGTTCAATTTCTAAAGAAAAAAATAGTTTAAATATAACATATTGTGAAAATGACTCTTTGGATAAATTTGGAGAAGATATAAATAGTTTGATTGGAAAAAATAGAACTTTTTCCTATTTTGTAAATAAAAGATTTATTCCTTTAGCTATCTCATTTATCTCAGTATTTATAATTTTAATTGCATTTTTAACAATCTCAATTTATGAAGATTTTTTAAAAAAAATAGTTCTTGAAACCCCAAGTAGTTTTGAATTAAAAGATTATATATCTTTAGGATTTGTGATTTTTTTATTTTTATCTCTTCTATTTATGCCAAAAATTTTGGATTCAGAAGGAAATGAACTAAAAAACTTGATTAATTCATGGTTTAATAAAGATATTAGAAAATCAAAGCGATTAAAAATAGCTTATTCAAATTTTAATATAAAATCAGAAATTCATCTATATAACTTTGACTTAGAGGAGCAAAATCACTGGCTTTGGACTATTTTTGTAAATATGATTTTAAATAGATTTGAAAATATATATTTTTATGTAAGGTCTGATAAAGTTCAAGCTATTCAAAAAAATCTTGAAAATATAGGTGTAAAAAATATAAAAATAGTTAAAAATGATAAGATAGAAAAAAAATCAAATATTGATGTTTTATTATCACAAAAAGAGCAAATTTTTTACTCTTTGCTACAACTTTGCTCTACAAAAATTGTTAAAAGTAAAGATAAAAAGATATTTACATCTTTGGAACTTTTTGAATATTGTGGAAAAAATTTCATAAAATCTGAAGATGAAAATAATTTAAGTTTTGGTTTCCAAAGTTTTATAAATAGAAGTTTTGAAGATTTTAATTTTTTAACTCAAGAAAAATCTTTACAAATCTTTTTTACAAATAGTGTAAAATTTAAGGATTTAAAATCACAAAAAAAAGAGTTATCTCAATATTTGAGAAATCATCTTGAAGATTGTGTTTTCAAATTTGAAAATCCAATCTCTCTTTTAATTTTATATTACTATGTTAAAGATTTAGTTTTAGATGAAAAAAGAGTTATTAAGATATTAGAAAAGTTTATAGTCTCAATCAAAGATAAACAACAATATGAATTAATAAATGATTATTGGTTTGAAATAGCTGGATTTATGTTTGATTCAAGCGATATTAATAGTTTTGAAAACTCTTCAAAATCTTATTATAGAAAATTATCAATAAGCACTTTAAATGATTTGGTATTTTTATTTGAAAGAAGTGGATATTTTGAACAAGCGATACTTTTAAATAACTATTTATATGAGATTAATCCAAATAAATATATATTAAATATATGCTCTTTATATGAAAGAATGGGGCATTTTGAACAAGCATATAATAGTTTACCAAAAGAGTTAAATATTGGTAAAAATGAGAGACCATCAGATATTGAAGTAAGATATTATCAAAGAAAAGCGGTTTGGATTATAATTTCTCAAAGAAATTATACTTTAAAACATGAGGCAATAGAATCTTTAGAAAAACTAGAAAAATTACTTTTTTCTCACAATGAAGACAATGTTCCTTTATGGTTGTGGCATTTTTATAATATCAAAGCAAATCTTTGTGAATGGGAAGAGAACTATGATGAAGCTATAAATTTTTATAAAAAATGTTTAGCAATACCAGCTTTGGGACCTTTTGAATATGGAGCAACTTTTGTAAATATGGCAATATCTTATAGATTTAAGTATATTTTAGATGTAAATAAAAACGATGAAACCATAAATAAAGCTATAAATTTAGGAAAAATTGGATTGAATTTAAAAGAGTCTGTTGGAGATAGAGATGAGATGCCAGTTGTTTTACATAATTATGCATTAAATATTTTATATAAAATCTCAAATATTTTTGATGAAGAACTTTGTAATATTGTTTTAAAAGAGACAAATGAGGCTCTTGAAATTTTAGAATATACAAAATCTATAAAAAGATTAGGAATGGTTTTAATAGAAAATTATATTGCAAAAAGTTTATTGCAAATTGATACAAAAGATGTTGTAGATAAACTTAAAAAAAATATCTCTATATTTAAAGAGAGTGAATTAAAACAGATGATGCATATTTATAATCAATTTATAAAAAATAATAAAATAGAAAAGTTAGATTTTTTATAA
- a CDS encoding gamma-glutamylcyclotransferase has protein sequence MYLFGFGSLVNIKSAQNSFKNRELKKEDLIPVKIRGYKRVWNSIESICFEKEIVNGIFLNIQKDENSYIFGVMIKISEEEFEVLKLREKNYSCVTIKKESVINQKLDDDLIAFMTTKEDKIAKIGQENCFIPSKYIKIVKEGVENFSKEFQDNFEDIFSNFPFEIKEGIYTFSDPIQNQAAKNSKRL, from the coding sequence ATGTACTTGTTTGGATTTGGTTCGTTAGTAAATATAAAAAGTGCTCAAAATTCATTTAAAAATAGAGAGCTTAAAAAAGAAGATTTAATTCCAGTAAAAATAAGAGGATATAAAAGAGTTTGGAACTCTATAGAGTCTATTTGTTTTGAAAAAGAGATTGTAAATGGTATCTTTTTAAATATACAAAAAGATGAAAATTCTTATATTTTTGGGGTTATGATAAAAATAAGTGAAGAAGAGTTTGAAGTTTTGAAATTAAGAGAGAAAAATTATAGTTGTGTAACTATAAAAAAAGAGTCCGTTATAAATCAAAAATTAGATGATGACCTAATTGCTTTTATGACAACAAAAGAAGATAAAATAGCAAAAATTGGACAAGAAAACTGTTTTATTCCTTCAAAATATATCAAAATTGTAAAAGAAGGAGTTGAAAATTTCTCAAAAGAGTTTCAAGATAACTTTGAAGATATTTTTTCTAATTTTCCATTTGAAATAAAAGAGGGTATTTATACTTTTAGTGATCCAATTCAAAATCAAGCTGCAAAAAATAGTAAGAGATTATAA
- a CDS encoding (Fe-S)-binding protein: protein MNKFDYTKISDDCVKCGKCKPVCTIFNINQDEATSPRGFIDLLGAYKRDELELDENAKNIFESCFLCTNCVEVCPNDLPTDMIIEQVRSDIAKKFGIAWYKRLFFFLLRHRKIMDFMSKLGYMFQTCGIKINEEKQSATPRFSLPIVKKNRALPYADSISFLNKYPENMKFSKNIDDIKKNRVAIFIGCMSNYTYTNTGDSLVKILKKLELDIFIPKKQLCCGAPAYFTGAFDTVDYLTKKNIEYFESWIDSVDAVIIPEATCSAMINKDWEHYLHDQPEWKERAIKLSNKIFLATKWLENNTKLKELLAKSGKKFDQMVTYHDPCHAKKMQNVWKEPRELLKQNYVLKEMSDSNRCCGFGGVTMQTEKYEFSKAAGAPKAAMIRDSKAQIVSAECSACRMQITNSLYLADVDVVFKNPIELIAEALED, encoded by the coding sequence ATGAATAAATTTGATTATACAAAGATTTCTGACGATTGTGTGAAGTGTGGAAAGTGCAAACCTGTTTGTACAATATTTAATATAAATCAAGATGAAGCTACAAGTCCTAGAGGATTTATAGACCTTTTAGGCGCTTACAAAAGAGATGAATTAGAACTTGATGAGAATGCAAAAAATATATTTGAATCATGTTTTTTATGTACAAACTGTGTTGAAGTTTGTCCAAATGATTTACCAACAGATATGATTATTGAGCAAGTTAGAAGTGATATTGCCAAAAAGTTTGGAATAGCTTGGTATAAAAGACTATTTTTCTTTCTTTTAAGACATAGAAAAATTATGGACTTTATGTCAAAACTAGGATATATGTTTCAAACATGTGGAATCAAAATAAATGAAGAAAAACAGAGTGCAACTCCTAGATTTTCTCTTCCAATAGTTAAAAAGAATCGTGCTTTACCATATGCAGATAGTATTAGTTTTTTAAACAAATATCCTGAAAATATGAAGTTTTCAAAAAATATTGATGATATTAAGAAAAACAGAGTTGCTATATTTATTGGATGTATGAGTAACTACACATACACAAATACAGGAGATAGTTTAGTAAAAATATTAAAAAAATTAGAGCTTGATATTTTTATTCCAAAAAAACAGTTATGTTGTGGGGCACCTGCTTATTTTACAGGAGCTTTTGATACAGTTGATTATTTAACTAAAAAAAATATTGAATATTTTGAATCTTGGATAGATAGCGTTGATGCTGTTATTATTCCAGAAGCTACTTGTAGTGCAATGATAAATAAAGACTGGGAACACTACTTACATGACCAACCAGAGTGGAAAGAGAGAGCTATTAAACTATCAAATAAGATATTTTTAGCAACAAAATGGCTTGAAAACAATACAAAATTAAAAGAATTATTAGCAAAAAGCGGTAAAAAATTTGATCAAATGGTAACTTATCATGACCCTTGCCATGCAAAAAAGATGCAAAATGTTTGGAAGGAACCTAGAGAACTTCTAAAACAAAACTATGTTTTAAAAGAGATGAGTGATTCAAATAGATGTTGTGGTTTTGGTGGTGTTACTATGCAAACAGAAAAATATGAGTTTTCAAAAGCTGCTGGAGCTCCAAAAGCTGCTATGATAAGAGATAGTAAAGCTCAAATTGTAAGTGCTGAATGTAGTGCTTGTAGAATGCAAATAACAAATTCTCTTTATCTAGCTGATGTTGATGTTGTATTTAAAAACCCAATAGAATTAATAGCTGAAGCTTTAGAGGATTAA
- the lgt gene encoding prolipoprotein diacylglyceryl transferase — protein MEFWQNIYSHFNPVAFSIGDIAVHWYGIMYALALLSAIFIAKWFIKYDNINISQDIFDSYIWWAEIGVILGARLGYILFYDSNTTYYLTNPWQIFNPYVNGTYVGIAGMSYHGAFIGFIIASILFCKRKNINFWFITDIAVLGVSAAYVFGRIGNFFNQELVGRVTDVSWGIYVDGILRHPSQLYEAFLEGIVVFLILVYFRNRKKFDGQLALMYGIFYTIARIIAEFYREPDPQIGFIAGNWLTMGILQSGAILLICLTIFAIKSKKITA, from the coding sequence ATGGAATTTTGGCAAAATATATACTCTCATTTTAATCCAGTAGCTTTTAGTATTGGTGATATTGCAGTTCATTGGTATGGAATTATGTATGCATTGGCACTTTTAAGTGCTATTTTTATTGCAAAATGGTTTATCAAATATGACAATATCAATATAAGTCAAGATATTTTTGACTCATATATCTGGTGGGCTGAAATTGGAGTTATTTTAGGAGCAAGACTAGGATATATTCTTTTTTATGATTCAAATACAACTTACTATTTAACAAATCCTTGGCAAATCTTTAATCCTTATGTAAATGGAACTTATGTTGGAATAGCTGGAATGAGTTATCATGGAGCTTTTATTGGATTTATTATTGCTTCAATTCTATTTTGCAAAAGAAAAAATATTAATTTTTGGTTTATAACTGATATTGCAGTTTTAGGTGTTAGTGCTGCTTATGTTTTTGGAAGAATTGGAAACTTCTTTAATCAAGAGCTTGTAGGAAGAGTTACAGATGTTAGCTGGGGAATTTATGTTGATGGAATTTTAAGACACCCTTCTCAACTATACGAGGCATTTTTAGAGGGAATTGTAGTATTTTTAATACTTGTTTACTTTAGAAATAGAAAAAAATTCGATGGACAATTAGCTTTAATGTACGGTATTTTTTATACAATTGCAAGAATAATTGCAGAGTTTTATAGAGAGCCAGATCCTCAAATTGGATTTATAGCTGGAAATTGGCTAACAATGGGAATATTACAATCAGGTGCAATATTATTAATTTGTTTAACTATTTTTGCAATAAAAAGCAAAAAGATAACTGCCTAA
- a CDS encoding acyloxyacyl hydrolase has translation MKKIVLFIIFAQFLFANGVGISVNGGKYGSIDTFRLGVSKAFDEPIYSGDIVALNGFHEVGFSYFSSEHNNIKAISYSPVFTLDFVSFDIASFRPYLEGAIGVAYLSDTKIDNKDLSTRFQFEDRIGIGLKNRNLNFYLRFMHYSNAGIKEPNDGLNSTMVGFSYRF, from the coding sequence ATGAAAAAGATAGTTTTATTTATAATATTTGCTCAATTTTTATTTGCAAATGGAGTAGGTATTTCTGTAAATGGTGGTAAATATGGCTCAATTGATACATTTAGATTAGGAGTGTCAAAAGCTTTTGATGAACCAATATATAGTGGAGATATTGTAGCCTTAAATGGTTTTCATGAAGTTGGTTTTTCATATTTTAGCAGTGAACACAACAATATAAAAGCAATATCATATTCTCCTGTTTTTACTTTAGATTTTGTAAGTTTTGATATTGCTTCATTTAGACCATATTTAGAAGGAGCAATTGGAGTTGCGTATTTATCTGATACGAAAATAGATAATAAAGATTTATCTACTAGATTTCAATTTGAAGATAGAATAGGAATAGGTTTAAAAAATAGAAATTTAAATTTTTATTTAAGATTTATGCACTATTCAAATGCTGGAATTAAAGAGCCAAATGATGGATTAAATAGTACAATGGTTGGTTTTTCTTATAGATTCTAA
- a CDS encoding response regulator transcription factor, with the protein MENNIKNIRKSSNTKIIIVSDDKTILEKDIKDLYSDFEELKIISSSDSINYKNISFNDLLVLDMDMPKENFDKIAAKANSLLALTPKIVISSKSDDENISKAVNLQAYSFLLKPFNPMNLKLAIIMCINQTKRSDKVELGNGVYFDEYRDQFFKKGGVLIDFTRLEKGFLKLLIERRDEITDYDTIKELVWKGKDMSIYTMRNIVNKIRQKTYYEIVKNHSSRGYTIDILRK; encoded by the coding sequence ATGGAAAACAATATAAAAAATATAAGAAAAAGTAGTAATACTAAAATAATTATAGTAAGTGATGATAAAACAATTTTAGAAAAAGATATTAAAGATCTCTATTCAGATTTTGAAGAGTTAAAAATTATATCAAGTAGTGATAGTATTAATTATAAAAATATATCATTTAATGATTTACTTGTTTTAGATATGGATATGCCTAAAGAGAATTTTGACAAAATAGCTGCAAAGGCAAATAGTTTACTTGCATTAACTCCAAAAATTGTTATTTCATCGAAAAGTGATGATGAAAATATCTCTAAAGCTGTAAATTTACAAGCTTACTCATTTTTATTAAAACCTTTTAATCCAATGAACTTAAAACTTGCGATTATTATGTGTATAAATCAGACAAAAAGATCAGATAAAGTTGAACTTGGTAATGGAGTTTATTTTGATGAATATAGAGATCAATTCTTTAAAAAAGGTGGAGTTTTAATCGATTTTACTAGACTTGAAAAAGGATTTTTAAAACTTTTAATTGAGAGAAGAGATGAAATTACTGATTATGATACTATAAAAGAATTGGTATGGAAAGGTAAAGATATGTCTATTTATACTATGAGAAATATTGTAAATAAGATTAGACAAAAAACATATTATGAAATAGTTAAAAATCACTCTAGCAGGGGTTATACTATAGATATTTTAAGAAAATAA
- a CDS encoding DUF234 domain-containing protein, whose product MIILDKSFKELFKDFCTTNNIENMQVAIQYFTVFGGLDIKIDTTKPILELIEKHILSNYNYLRSEVNHITGGYHVEHAILSGIALGDRKTTNAFKRAHVSFDEGMKCVDSLYEKAIIDIESSEHFLLGKRGDSKAVKKLIFINPFLRFWFAFVSPIYKGIKDGNYEEFKTKFQGRESDFSHFIFEELALSFVKNSFIEDPIKQHGQYWSEKIQIPIIAKTTSGKIVAGFCKYSDNKVKKSEFNKFLEDLKSEDISADIIVIFSKNGCSNELKNLKSDSLRLFNTKSLKAII is encoded by the coding sequence ATGATTATATTAGATAAATCATTCAAAGAACTCTTTAAAGATTTTTGTACAACAAATAATATAGAAAATATGCAAGTTGCAATACAATATTTCACTGTATTTGGTGGACTTGATATAAAAATCGATACAACTAAACCTATTTTAGAACTAATTGAAAAACATATATTAAGCAACTATAACTACTTAAGAAGTGAAGTTAATCACATAACAGGTGGTTATCATGTAGAACATGCAATTCTTTCAGGAATTGCACTAGGAGATAGAAAAACAACAAATGCTTTCAAAAGAGCTCATGTTAGTTTTGATGAGGGTATGAAATGTGTCGATTCACTTTATGAAAAGGCTATTATAGATATTGAATCTTCTGAACATTTTTTATTAGGTAAAAGGGGCGATTCAAAAGCTGTAAAAAAATTGATTTTTATAAATCCATTTCTTAGATTTTGGTTTGCGTTTGTATCTCCAATTTATAAAGGTATTAAAGATGGAAACTATGAAGAGTTTAAAACAAAGTTTCAAGGAAGAGAGTCTGATTTTAGTCATTTTATATTTGAAGAGTTAGCTTTAAGTTTTGTAAAAAATAGCTTTATTGAAGACCCTATAAAACAACATGGACAATATTGGAGTGAAAAAATCCAAATTCCAATAATAGCAAAAACAACTTCAGGAAAAATAGTTGCAGGATTTTGTAAATATAGTGACAATAAAGTAAAAAAGAGTGAATTTAATAAATTTTTAGAAGATTTAAAAAGTGAAGATATATCTGCTGATATTATTGTTATATTTTCAAAAAATGGCTGTTCAAATGAGCTAAAAAACCTAAAAAGTGATTCACTAAGACTATTTAATACAAAAAGTTTAAAAGCAATCATATAA
- the kdsB gene encoding 3-deoxy-manno-octulosonate cytidylyltransferase: MIIIPARLNSSRFANKILVDIFGLPMVIRTAKQVSSLDKVVIATDTKEVYDLAKEHGFEAVMTSIDHNSGTDRINEAVNSLNLSDDEIIVNVQADEPFIEINVVKAVINRVKEVKDCQNTLITSCYKEINSQNADDPNLVKVVINNLEEAIYFSRAKIPYHRDGDENSTYFGHLGIYGFTKKSLNKFCSLNSSKLENIEKLEQLRAIDNGFKIAMVKVNSKSFGIDTKEDLERALKIFNK, translated from the coding sequence ATGATAATAATTCCAGCAAGATTAAATTCAAGTAGATTTGCAAATAAAATTTTAGTAGATATTTTTGGACTTCCTATGGTTATAAGAACTGCTAAACAGGTTAGTTCATTGGATAAAGTAGTAATTGCAACAGATACAAAAGAGGTTTATGATTTAGCAAAAGAGCATGGCTTTGAAGCAGTTATGACAAGTATTGACCATAACAGTGGAACAGATAGAATAAATGAAGCTGTAAATAGTCTAAACCTAAGTGATGATGAAATTATTGTAAATGTTCAAGCAGATGAACCTTTTATTGAAATTAATGTTGTAAAAGCTGTAATAAATAGAGTAAAAGAGGTAAAAGATTGTCAAAATACTTTAATAACTTCTTGCTACAAAGAGATAAATAGTCAAAATGCAGATGATCCTAATTTAGTTAAAGTTGTAATAAATAATCTTGAAGAAGCAATATATTTTTCAAGAGCAAAAATTCCATATCATAGAGATGGTGATGAAAATTCTACTTATTTTGGACATTTAGGAATCTATGGATTTACAAAAAAATCTCTAAATAAATTTTGTAGTTTAAACTCTTCAAAACTTGAAAATATTGAAAAACTAGAACAACTAAGAGCTATTGATAATGGGTTTAAAATTGCTATGGTAAAAGTAAATTCAAAATCTTTTGGAATAGATACAAAAGAGGATTTAGAAAGAGCTTTAAAAATATTTAATAAGTAG